The sequence TCTCCCGGCTCCCACTCCTGCTGCACTCCCGGTCCACCTCCTTCTTCCGTTCCCGTACACCGTATGCTATCGTCGCTCCGCCATTTCGGTACACCGTACGAGAGGACTCGACACTCACGTGATCCGAGCGAGTGGTCTGACCAAGACCTTCCACCGCAACAACGAAACGATCGAAGCCGTCAAAGGCATCGACGTGACCGTCTCCGAAGGTGAGCTGGTCGCCTTCCTCGGCCCGAACGGGGCCGGCAAGTCCACCACCCTGCGGATGCTCACCTCCCTGCTGCCACCCACCGCAGGCACCGCCCACGTGGCCGGCTGGGACGTGGCCACCCACCCGGCGCAGGTGCGCAGCCAGATCGGCTACATCGGCCAGGGCAACGGGGGCGGGTACTCCTACCGGGTGCTCGACGAACTGCACAACCAGGGCCGGTTCTACGGGCTCCGCCCGGCCGAGTACCGGCGCCGGGCAGCCGCACTGGTCGAGGCGCTCGAGCTCGGCGGCCTGGACAAGCGCACCGTGCAGAGCCTGTCCGGCGGGCAGCGCCGGCGCCTGGATGTGGCGATGGGTCTGATGAACCACCCGCCGCTGCTCTTCCTGGA is a genomic window of Ruania zhangjianzhongii containing:
- a CDS encoding ABC transporter ATP-binding protein, whose amino-acid sequence is MIRASGLTKTFHRNNETIEAVKGIDVTVSEGELVAFLGPNGAGKSTTLRMLTSLLPPTAGTAHVAGWDVATHPAQVRSQIGYIGQGNGGGYSYRVLDELHNQGRFYGLRPAEYRRRAAALVEALELGGLDKRTVQSLSGGQRRRLDVAMGLMNHPPLLFLDEPSTGLDPHSRANLWEHITSMRRELGMTLVLTTHYLDEADHMAERVVVIDHGEIIADAPPGVLKREFADDTVTLTVAGRGETLADLLRPTWPQVVHRVQAGAEQVVVTTSNGPESVPAILDTARGGEHAVTAVDVRQASLDDVFLNLTGRSLREEAQS